In Reichenbachiella agarivorans, one genomic interval encodes:
- a CDS encoding NHL repeat-containing protein has product MDSKGRLIMMGDHPKNNILIFDKSGKLLDYWGTAYPGGHGLTLSQEGEEDFLYLTDSGWFLNKEGQWTPHNGRVAKTTVDGKVIFDIGHPQTIGVYKEGDPFRPTEVAVAPNGDIYVADGYGMDYIIQYNSRGEYIRHWGGHDNEDSNYNLKNAHGVTLDLRDPKQPMVVCSSRNESTYKWYSLDGKFVKKVYLNNMFMCRAVIDDDNLYAGVCWSSPEANGYYNWLLHTGFVTVLEGDKVVSNPGGTAPEYKRGELQPSYQLPEKPILHGHDVCLDEDKNLYICQWNANKSAPLKLERV; this is encoded by the coding sequence ATGGACAGCAAGGGCCGATTGATCATGATGGGCGATCATCCTAAGAACAACATCCTGATCTTTGACAAGTCGGGCAAACTGCTGGATTACTGGGGCACGGCCTATCCAGGAGGGCATGGACTCACTTTGTCACAGGAGGGTGAGGAGGATTTTCTCTACCTGACGGACTCAGGCTGGTTTCTCAACAAGGAGGGGCAGTGGACGCCTCACAATGGTCGGGTAGCCAAGACGACTGTCGATGGCAAAGTCATCTTCGATATCGGGCATCCGCAGACGATCGGGGTTTACAAGGAAGGAGATCCATTCCGTCCCACGGAGGTGGCCGTCGCTCCCAATGGCGACATCTATGTGGCCGACGGCTATGGCATGGACTACATCATCCAGTACAACAGCCGTGGCGAGTACATCCGCCACTGGGGTGGGCATGACAATGAAGACTCCAACTACAACCTCAAGAATGCCCACGGGGTGACCCTCGACCTACGCGACCCCAAGCAGCCCATGGTGGTGTGCTCGTCACGCAACGAAAGCACCTACAAGTGGTACAGCCTTGACGGAAAATTCGTGAAGAAGGTCTATCTCAACAATATGTTTATGTGCCGAGCCGTGATCGATGACGACAACCTGTACGCTGGCGTCTGCTGGTCGTCACCAGAGGCCAATGGCTATTACAATTGGCTCCTACACACGGGATTTGTGACGGTACTGGAGGGTGACAAGGTAGTGTCCAATCCCGGCGGTACCGCACCGGAGTACAAAAGGGGAGAACTACAGCCTAGTTACCAGTTGCCCGAAAAGCCAATATTGCATGGCCATGACGTGTGCCTCGATGAGGACAAAAACCTCTACATCTGCCAATGGAATGCGAATAAATCTGCACCGCTAAAACTAGAGCGGGTGTAG
- a CDS encoding Ig-like domain-containing protein, protein MKYSYWKKCALLLLTIPILEQLSAQNVEVDVNVNIKHEVGGVSDFGRDRHITLHAALSESDWAGEEEKMEYLLNDLDVYLGRDNGSSTWKFQYSAEDPDNRSHHDPDSLSSFAGWWLEEYENIIETNGTKQYENRSTGKICGTNPHPTYPTLSYWHMCGSEWGRANGYAWLPQDIETSADWVTQYLDEFFVDDLASEGELMPEYWEVINEPDMLMNTGAFMVTSWEDIWEYHNLVAEGVRNRLGNRAPKIGGMTWGLHDFFADDLHRSRTVGYSDAYYGNTPGDEIAKAYAREQTESAYLNQTGPWTQWDVLWKGFMDNAGDNMDFYSVHMYDWPTYGSSGGATRSGGHVEAMLEMIEWYDVTKNGVNNRKPLVISEYGAVQGAWTYLPHDARYDWESLKPFNAMMMQFLERPDYIEKTMPFTPIKAQWGDVDQNGDGTPEYIYQYKMMRDDDHDGNWEWSDYIKWFELWAEVKGTRVDTKSSDPDIQVDSYIDGRDMYLILNNLEGVAKSINLNMFGNRPTLQNVNTKHLYLQGTSTVKLDDTNASSAPSAVQLAADGTMILKYTYANNVTINQQSVEKKFYGEAVSSNERVDIQSGMNTFYVNDVAVPQDASKAEAMLRITVNLFDAEDDQVGFLSIDELRVNGVAVEAPLDWRGGSQNRSRWFGTLEIPVPVNLLQANNQIDVDFHHSGEVCVVNLSTWEFTTAPGRTIGTDPGPSVAVTGVSVSPTQATLTSVGATQAFTATVAPTNATNKSVNWSSSNSNVATVNANGVVTAVANGTATITATTVDGAKIATSQVTVNTSSQMIAVTGVSVSPTSLSLNVGQSTDLSETVSPANASNKTVSWASSNSNVATVNANGLVSAVGAGNATVTVTTADGNKTATAAVTVSAGTPSGTTIVIEAESFASTGGTYNDGHVPNGVNVAPGLGINYVNAGDWAEYSINVGEAGVYSIVYQISTPMTNAQIQIAIDGNNVSTDNVANNGQWDSYQGLTASNNATLTAGVHTVRITASGTNAWQWNLDKITLTKVGELPSTGGGNPVSLTIQAEDFATTGGTYSGFLTYTVGSVMAINYNQTGDWADYNVNIPETGDYNVEYFMGTTVNGAAVELSVDGVAQRTDAVPSNGNWDAFASVVAGGTIHLSAGSHTIRLKGAGIHGWEWNMDRFILSKGGASARTIASNLTSQQESLALQVYPNPAADQLNLKGLTPGHYQVVLYNLTGGVVMDQQIDFGYNHQVNVASLQSGLYLLRVKGEGVDEKVKVKIQ, encoded by the coding sequence ATGAAATATTCATACTGGAAGAAGTGTGCGCTTCTTCTACTTACAATACCTATACTGGAGCAGTTGTCTGCTCAAAACGTTGAAGTAGATGTCAACGTCAACATCAAACATGAAGTAGGTGGTGTCTCTGATTTTGGGCGAGACCGCCATATTACCTTGCACGCAGCATTGTCAGAGAGTGACTGGGCTGGAGAAGAAGAAAAAATGGAATACCTTCTCAATGACTTGGATGTCTACCTCGGTAGGGACAACGGTTCCTCTACTTGGAAGTTTCAGTATTCCGCCGAAGACCCTGACAACAGGAGTCATCATGACCCGGATAGTTTGTCGAGTTTTGCAGGTTGGTGGTTAGAAGAGTACGAAAACATCATAGAGACCAACGGTACCAAGCAGTACGAAAACCGATCTACAGGAAAGATTTGTGGAACCAACCCGCACCCGACCTATCCGACCTTGTCGTACTGGCACATGTGTGGATCTGAGTGGGGTAGAGCCAATGGATACGCTTGGCTGCCTCAGGATATCGAGACGTCTGCCGACTGGGTGACTCAGTATTTGGATGAGTTTTTTGTAGATGATCTGGCCTCAGAGGGTGAGTTGATGCCAGAGTATTGGGAAGTGATCAATGAGCCTGATATGCTCATGAATACTGGTGCTTTCATGGTGACGAGCTGGGAGGATATCTGGGAGTATCACAATCTCGTCGCAGAGGGAGTACGAAACCGACTCGGCAATCGGGCTCCTAAAATTGGCGGGATGACTTGGGGACTCCATGACTTTTTTGCCGATGATCTACACCGGTCACGTACGGTAGGGTATTCGGATGCCTACTACGGCAATACTCCTGGTGATGAAATCGCCAAGGCCTATGCTCGTGAGCAAACAGAGTCTGCTTACCTCAATCAAACGGGTCCTTGGACACAATGGGATGTCCTTTGGAAAGGCTTCATGGACAATGCGGGAGACAACATGGATTTTTACTCTGTTCATATGTACGATTGGCCGACCTATGGATCAAGCGGTGGAGCGACACGTTCTGGAGGTCATGTAGAAGCTATGCTGGAGATGATCGAGTGGTATGATGTTACAAAAAATGGAGTGAACAACCGCAAGCCTTTGGTCATCTCCGAATATGGAGCGGTACAGGGTGCGTGGACTTACCTCCCTCATGATGCGAGATATGACTGGGAGAGCTTGAAGCCCTTCAACGCCATGATGATGCAGTTTCTGGAGCGACCAGATTACATCGAAAAGACGATGCCTTTTACTCCTATCAAAGCCCAATGGGGAGATGTAGATCAAAACGGTGACGGTACGCCAGAGTATATCTACCAGTACAAGATGATGCGAGATGATGACCATGACGGCAACTGGGAGTGGAGTGACTACATCAAGTGGTTTGAGCTATGGGCAGAAGTCAAAGGAACAAGAGTGGACACCAAGTCAAGTGATCCTGATATTCAGGTGGATTCTTATATCGATGGCAGAGACATGTACCTCATCCTCAACAACCTCGAAGGTGTAGCGAAGAGCATCAACTTGAATATGTTTGGCAACAGACCGACTCTTCAAAATGTCAACACCAAGCACTTGTATCTGCAAGGAACTAGCACGGTGAAGCTGGATGATACCAATGCCAGTTCGGCTCCTTCTGCTGTACAATTGGCGGCTGATGGTACCATGATATTGAAATACACGTATGCCAACAACGTCACAATCAACCAACAGTCTGTGGAGAAGAAGTTCTACGGAGAAGCAGTCAGCAGCAACGAGCGAGTAGATATCCAGTCGGGTATGAATACGTTCTATGTCAACGATGTAGCAGTACCTCAGGATGCCAGCAAGGCAGAAGCCATGCTACGCATCACGGTCAATTTGTTTGACGCTGAGGATGACCAAGTGGGCTTCTTATCGATCGATGAACTTAGAGTCAACGGGGTGGCAGTAGAAGCGCCACTTGATTGGAGAGGAGGGAGCCAAAACAGAAGCCGATGGTTTGGAACCTTGGAAATTCCCGTTCCAGTCAATTTGCTTCAAGCCAACAACCAAATCGATGTGGATTTTCATCATTCGGGAGAAGTGTGCGTCGTGAACCTCTCTACGTGGGAATTCACAACTGCCCCTGGTCGTACGATCGGTACAGACCCAGGTCCGTCTGTCGCTGTGACGGGAGTCAGTGTATCTCCGACTCAGGCTACCCTGACGAGTGTGGGAGCTACGCAGGCATTTACTGCCACGGTCGCACCGACCAACGCCACCAACAAATCGGTAAATTGGTCATCTAGCAACAGCAACGTCGCTACTGTCAATGCCAACGGTGTGGTCACTGCAGTAGCCAACGGGACGGCCACCATCACGGCGACTACCGTCGATGGTGCCAAGATCGCAACAAGTCAAGTGACGGTAAATACTTCTAGTCAGATGATTGCAGTCACGGGAGTATCTGTTTCGCCTACCTCACTTTCTCTCAATGTTGGGCAGAGTACGGACTTGTCCGAGACGGTGAGTCCTGCCAATGCGAGCAACAAGACTGTTTCTTGGGCATCAAGCAATTCCAATGTCGCTACTGTCAATGCCAACGGGTTGGTGTCAGCTGTGGGAGCAGGGAATGCGACCGTTACAGTGACTACTGCGGATGGCAACAAAACAGCCACTGCTGCAGTGACGGTATCTGCGGGTACGCCATCGGGTACTACGATCGTGATCGAAGCAGAGTCGTTTGCCAGCACTGGAGGCACGTACAACGACGGTCATGTGCCCAATGGTGTGAATGTAGCACCAGGGCTGGGCATCAACTATGTGAATGCAGGCGATTGGGCAGAGTATAGCATCAATGTAGGGGAGGCCGGAGTGTATAGTATCGTGTACCAAATCTCTACTCCTATGACCAATGCGCAGATTCAGATAGCCATAGATGGCAACAATGTCTCGACAGACAATGTCGCCAACAATGGGCAGTGGGATAGCTATCAGGGACTCACTGCGTCCAACAATGCTACACTGACAGCAGGTGTACATACCGTGCGAATTACAGCTTCGGGAACCAATGCTTGGCAGTGGAACCTGGATAAAATTACTTTGACGAAAGTCGGAGAGTTGCCAAGTACTGGAGGAGGAAACCCTGTTTCCTTGACTATCCAAGCCGAGGATTTTGCAACGACAGGAGGGACATACTCTGGCTTCTTGACCTATACTGTCGGGAGCGTGATGGCTATCAACTACAACCAGACGGGTGATTGGGCAGATTACAATGTCAATATCCCCGAGACTGGAGATTACAATGTCGAGTATTTCATGGGTACGACTGTCAACGGCGCAGCGGTAGAGCTGTCAGTGGACGGGGTAGCTCAGCGCACCGATGCTGTGCCTAGCAATGGCAATTGGGATGCATTTGCCTCTGTCGTAGCAGGGGGGACGATTCATCTGAGTGCAGGATCACATACGATTCGCCTCAAAGGAGCCGGTATCCATGGCTGGGAATGGAACATGGACCGCTTCATCTTGTCCAAAGGCGGAGCAAGTGCTAGAACTATTGCGTCAAATCTGACTTCACAGCAAGAGTCTTTGGCACTACAGGTTTATCCAAATCCAGCGGCCGATCAACTTAACCTGAAGGGATTGACGCCTGGGCACTATCAAGTCGTGTTGTACAACTTGACTGGTGGAGTGGTGATGGATCAGCAAATAGATTTTGGTTACAACCATCAGGTCAATGTAGCCTCACTTCAGTCTGGTCTTTACCTCTTGCGAGTAAAGGGAGAAGGAGTGGATGAAAAAGTAAAAGTGAAAATACAATAA
- a CDS encoding DUF1553 domain-containing protein, whose amino-acid sequence MKRTNTLQNLWRTMCGYILVIIGLSACQPDLPEEVAVAYQSLPQELDFNVHVKPILSDKCFACHGPDKGKIVAGLQLHEAATAYAELPESPGKYAIVPRNLAKSEVAHRILSSDPEVIMPNPESNLKLTAYEKAILVKWIEEGAVYKPHWAFEAPKEVALPATGQQWATNAIDRFISARLEQEGLTPSPQADKELLLRRVSLDLTGLPPTPQEIKAFLSDERPDAYEKQVDRLLASPHYGEKMAVDWLDLARYADTHGYQIDRYRDMSPWRDWVIESFNTNMPYDQFLTWQLAGDLLPDASREQIIATGFNRLHPQNAEGGIVDEEFRVEYVADRTAVLSTGVMGLTVACARCHDHKYDPISQKNHYELFAFFNNINETGQISWDADDIPVPNILVPTKEQEEIISYVESLIDQSEEGLAEAKEKELGEVNAWIAEGKYTQLSKKELLKGAVAKFDLDQNLMDQISGQSGKMGLMYQQAGPATFAAGKRGKAIYLDGDTWLDLKPAGIYDRSEPFSIGLWVYVPDSVKEGVIFHKNIAVMLHSKKGYHLYLKDNKLEMVMAHTWPDNAIEEVSQVELPKEEWVQLTMTYDGSSQAEGLRLYMNGRELVTQVNIDNLYKDILFHDYEDQIYAEPMEPGLMIGARWRGIGLRKGRADEVTVFDRTLSALEVAALAESDQLDQILSKAPADLLAEEKTILQEYYFYRKSKAYRAKQTELMAQRSRLNEEVEPVKQVMVMKEMETPRQAYVLERGQYSAYGEEVFPNTPESILPFPDSLPRNRLGLAKWLFLPEHPLTARVAVNRYWQNYFGRGIVRTTEDFGNQGEMPSHMELLDWLALDFMHSGWDVKALQKKIVMSSTYRQSSYCDAQLRERDPSNVLLARGPNARLTSEMMRDNALLASALLNDTIGGPSVKPYQPEGLWQMNANTYVPDSGSDMYRRSLYTFWKRSVPLPTQGTFDQPDRNECTVRRQKTNTPLQALVLLNDPAYVEMSKKIGAEISQADSAEQGIRSAFVSLTGREIKEEELAILLRLREHELEKFSQNPDKMKGWLEAGQYVVQTDLDQPTVVANAVVASAIINSDAAITKR is encoded by the coding sequence ATGAAGAGGACAAATACATTACAAAACCTATGGCGTACGATGTGTGGGTATATCTTGGTGATCATCGGGTTGTCAGCTTGTCAGCCAGACTTGCCCGAAGAAGTCGCCGTAGCTTATCAAAGCCTGCCCCAAGAGTTGGATTTTAACGTTCATGTCAAGCCTATTTTGTCGGACAAGTGTTTTGCTTGTCACGGACCAGACAAGGGGAAGATAGTAGCAGGGCTACAATTGCATGAAGCAGCTACAGCCTATGCGGAACTCCCAGAGTCACCAGGCAAGTATGCTATCGTGCCAAGGAATTTGGCCAAGAGTGAGGTGGCTCATCGTATTTTGAGTTCAGATCCAGAAGTGATCATGCCCAACCCCGAATCTAACCTAAAACTGACGGCTTATGAAAAGGCAATTTTGGTCAAATGGATAGAAGAGGGTGCAGTGTACAAACCACATTGGGCATTTGAGGCACCGAAGGAAGTAGCGTTACCTGCCACGGGACAACAGTGGGCGACCAATGCCATCGATCGTTTCATCAGTGCTAGATTGGAGCAGGAAGGCTTGACCCCTTCTCCGCAAGCGGACAAGGAGTTGCTCTTGCGCAGAGTATCGCTTGATTTGACAGGTTTACCACCTACACCACAAGAGATAAAGGCATTTTTGAGCGATGAGCGACCCGATGCTTATGAAAAACAAGTCGATAGGTTGTTGGCCTCTCCGCACTATGGTGAGAAGATGGCAGTGGACTGGCTTGATTTGGCTCGCTATGCAGATACACATGGCTACCAGATCGACCGATACCGTGACATGAGTCCGTGGCGTGATTGGGTGATCGAGTCATTCAATACCAACATGCCTTACGATCAGTTCTTGACTTGGCAGTTGGCTGGGGACTTGCTCCCTGATGCATCGCGCGAACAGATTATCGCGACGGGTTTCAACCGTCTGCATCCTCAAAATGCCGAAGGAGGTATCGTGGATGAGGAGTTTCGAGTGGAGTATGTGGCGGATCGTACTGCCGTATTGAGTACTGGCGTGATGGGACTCACCGTGGCTTGTGCCAGGTGCCATGATCACAAGTACGATCCGATTTCCCAAAAGAACCATTACGAATTGTTTGCCTTCTTCAACAATATCAATGAAACGGGACAAATCTCGTGGGACGCTGATGATATTCCTGTACCCAATATACTTGTACCTACCAAAGAACAAGAAGAGATCATTAGTTACGTAGAGTCATTGATTGACCAATCCGAAGAGGGTTTGGCAGAGGCCAAAGAAAAGGAACTTGGAGAGGTCAACGCTTGGATAGCGGAAGGGAAATACACTCAGCTGAGCAAGAAGGAGTTGCTAAAAGGAGCAGTGGCCAAGTTTGATTTGGATCAAAACCTGATGGATCAAATCAGTGGACAGTCGGGCAAGATGGGATTGATGTATCAGCAGGCAGGGCCAGCAACATTCGCAGCGGGCAAGCGAGGCAAGGCCATCTATCTGGATGGAGACACTTGGTTGGATCTGAAACCCGCAGGCATCTATGACCGCAGCGAACCTTTTAGCATTGGGTTGTGGGTATATGTGCCAGACTCTGTGAAGGAGGGCGTGATTTTTCACAAAAACATCGCCGTGATGCTGCACAGCAAGAAAGGCTATCATTTGTATCTCAAAGACAACAAACTTGAAATGGTGATGGCACATACATGGCCAGACAATGCCATCGAGGAAGTAAGTCAAGTAGAGCTGCCCAAGGAGGAGTGGGTACAATTGACCATGACTTACGATGGATCGAGTCAGGCGGAGGGATTGCGTCTCTATATGAATGGGAGGGAGTTGGTCACCCAGGTGAACATTGATAATCTCTACAAGGACATCCTGTTTCATGACTATGAAGACCAAATCTATGCTGAGCCGATGGAGCCAGGCTTGATGATCGGTGCACGTTGGCGGGGGATTGGGTTGAGAAAGGGTCGTGCAGATGAAGTGACCGTATTTGACCGTACGCTTTCTGCTTTGGAAGTAGCGGCACTGGCGGAGAGCGATCAGTTGGATCAAATACTGAGCAAGGCTCCTGCAGACCTGTTGGCGGAGGAAAAGACCATCCTACAAGAATATTACTTTTATAGAAAGTCAAAGGCATATCGAGCCAAACAGACGGAATTGATGGCTCAGCGTAGCAGACTCAATGAGGAGGTAGAACCCGTCAAGCAGGTTATGGTGATGAAGGAAATGGAAACACCTCGTCAAGCCTATGTCCTAGAGCGGGGACAGTACAGTGCGTATGGTGAGGAGGTATTTCCCAATACACCCGAGAGTATCTTGCCGTTCCCAGATAGTCTGCCGCGCAACCGTCTGGGCTTGGCCAAGTGGCTTTTCTTGCCCGAGCATCCACTGACGGCACGCGTAGCTGTCAACCGTTATTGGCAGAACTACTTTGGGCGAGGAATTGTCCGTACGACGGAGGATTTTGGCAATCAAGGTGAGATGCCGAGTCACATGGAACTGCTGGATTGGTTGGCTTTGGATTTTATGCACAGTGGGTGGGATGTCAAGGCGTTGCAAAAGAAAATCGTGATGTCGTCCACTTACCGCCAGAGTTCCTACTGTGATGCCCAGCTACGTGAGCGAGACCCGTCCAATGTCCTCTTGGCTCGCGGGCCTAATGCGAGGCTGACTAGCGAAATGATGCGGGACAATGCCCTACTGGCGAGTGCTCTACTCAACGATACGATAGGTGGCCCGAGTGTCAAACCCTATCAGCCAGAGGGACTCTGGCAAATGAATGCCAATACCTATGTGCCTGACAGTGGTAGTGACATGTACAGGCGAAGTTTGTACACCTTCTGGAAGCGTAGTGTGCCGCTTCCGACCCAGGGGACGTTTGATCAGCCCGATCGAAACGAATGCACGGTGAGACGACAAAAAACCAATACGCCACTGCAGGCTTTGGTGCTGCTCAACGATCCGGCTTATGTAGAAATGTCTAAAAAAATAGGTGCAGAGATATCTCAAGCAGACAGTGCAGAGCAGGGAATACGATCCGCTTTTGTCTCGTTGACGGGACGAGAAATCAAGGAAGAAGAACTCGCCATTTTGCTCCGTCTCCGGGAGCACGAATTGGAGAAGTTTTCTCAGAACCCAGACAAGATGAAAGGTTGGTTGGAAGCAGGGCAATATGTCGTGCAGACCGATTTGGATCAGCCTACAGTGGTTGCCAATGCGGTGGTAGCCAGTGCGATTATTAATTCAGATGCAGCGATAACAAAAAGATAA
- a CDS encoding c-type cytochrome domain-containing protein produces MEESNLILFFGRFHPLIVHLPIGFLMIAALMEVAERLGWLSNVRPAIIFSLLLGVASAVAASVLGYMLGTSGDYAPDMLDAHMWAGIITTVVAAAALLLKTRWVDFTKVQTQLYLGLLAVMMIAMSATGHLGGNMTHGSDYLTKYAPFIPKPVDPLARPKVTDIQQAQIFGDVVHPIIRDRCMSCHSSEKQKGKLSFSSIEEYLKGGESGDLIVAGDASASELFRRISLPAGHDDIMPPEGKEPLTEEQQLLIKFWIDGAGGSFDTLISQVEVPEEVMTAASHYLGLSGDGEQMLALDSIAPKDLEQLRLMGFEVRELAAGSYALDVTLPAGTANPSDIMRYLDALDKVREHVIWLAMDDSGLSDEYLVHFAGYPNLRSLKLSNNAITDAGIKQLSGLPVLEKLNLYGTGVTVSSMDHLRRLPALQVVYVWQTGIDEEAIHEWHSEHEKPRLVAGS; encoded by the coding sequence ATGGAAGAATCAAACTTAATACTCTTTTTCGGGCGGTTTCACCCGCTGATCGTACACCTGCCGATTGGTTTTTTGATGATCGCAGCACTGATGGAGGTCGCTGAGCGACTCGGCTGGCTGTCCAACGTCCGCCCCGCCATCATATTCTCCCTGCTGCTCGGGGTAGCCAGTGCGGTAGCGGCCAGTGTGCTGGGCTACATGCTCGGCACCAGCGGTGACTATGCGCCCGATATGCTCGACGCGCACATGTGGGCGGGGATCATCACTACGGTGGTTGCTGCAGCGGCACTGCTGCTCAAGACGCGTTGGGTGGATTTTACCAAAGTGCAGACTCAGCTCTACCTCGGCCTGCTGGCGGTGATGATGATCGCCATGAGTGCCACCGGGCATCTGGGCGGAAACATGACCCACGGCTCGGACTATCTGACCAAATATGCGCCTTTCATCCCTAAGCCAGTAGATCCACTGGCCAGACCGAAGGTGACCGACATCCAACAAGCACAAATTTTTGGTGATGTAGTGCATCCAATCATACGGGATCGTTGCATGAGTTGCCACAGCAGCGAAAAGCAGAAGGGCAAACTTTCTTTTTCCTCCATAGAGGAATACCTAAAAGGCGGAGAAAGCGGTGACTTGATAGTAGCAGGAGATGCCTCAGCCAGCGAGCTGTTCAGGCGGATCAGCCTGCCTGCGGGTCATGACGACATCATGCCGCCAGAGGGCAAAGAGCCCTTGACCGAGGAGCAACAGCTATTGATCAAATTTTGGATCGATGGAGCAGGAGGGAGTTTTGATACCCTGATCTCACAGGTCGAAGTACCAGAGGAGGTGATGACGGCTGCCAGTCACTACCTGGGCTTATCGGGTGATGGGGAACAAATGTTGGCTTTGGATTCCATTGCGCCCAAGGACTTGGAGCAACTGCGCTTGATGGGGTTTGAGGTGCGCGAACTGGCGGCTGGTAGTTATGCGCTAGATGTGACTTTGCCTGCTGGTACGGCCAACCCTTCTGATATCATGCGCTATCTCGATGCGCTAGATAAGGTCAGGGAGCATGTCATTTGGCTAGCTATGGACGACAGTGGACTCAGCGATGAATATTTGGTGCACTTTGCGGGGTACCCGAATTTGCGAAGTTTAAAATTGAGTAACAATGCAATCACTGATGCAGGAATAAAACAACTCTCAGGGCTCCCTGTTTTGGAGAAACTCAATCTATATGGTACGGGAGTCACGGTGAGTAGTATGGATCACTTGCGCAGACTACCTGCACTTCAGGTCGTGTACGTATGGCAGACGGGTATAGACGAAGAGGCAATTCACGAGTGGCATTCGGAACATGAAAAACCAAGATTGGTGGCAGGATCATAA
- a CDS encoding DUF1501 domain-containing protein — translation MCDHKPIRSNNKDLQKVERKMDRRNFLTKTSMGLGAAALGSLLGAERLFANATSPTFDGGLGDLPHFFPKAKRVVYLFQSGGPSQFETFDYKPKLVDMFGKELPASVRQGQRLTAMSAQQSSLPIAPSAYKFDQYGESRAWVSELMPHTAEVVDDLCFIKSMYTEQINHDPAITFFQTGHQLPGRPSIGSWMSYGLGSDNKNLPSFIVLVSKNSGGQPLYSRLWGNGFLPTEHQGVQFRSGKDPVLYLTNPENYDQQDRGEMLKYLKELNEVQHSAYADPEISARIAQYEMAFRMQTSVPEVTDMSDEPDHIFEMYGKDSRDPGTYAANCLMARRLLEKDVKFVQLYHRGWDQHLNLPGGIKHQCQTTDQATAALIKDLKQRGMLEDTLVVWGGEFGRTVYSQGQLTPNNYGRDHHPKCFTMWMAGAGVKAGYTHGETDDFSYNVVKDPVHVHDFHATMMHLMGVDHERLTYKHQGRRFRLTDVHGHVVKDILS, via the coding sequence ATGTGTGATCATAAACCAATACGATCCAATAACAAGGATTTACAGAAAGTAGAAAGAAAAATGGACCGTCGCAATTTCCTGACCAAGACCTCCATGGGATTGGGAGCAGCGGCACTCGGGTCATTGTTGGGAGCTGAAAGGCTTTTTGCCAATGCTACATCCCCTACTTTTGATGGGGGATTAGGCGATTTGCCACATTTCTTTCCCAAAGCCAAGCGAGTGGTTTACCTCTTTCAGAGTGGAGGTCCCTCGCAGTTTGAGACTTTCGATTACAAGCCCAAATTGGTCGATATGTTTGGCAAAGAACTCCCTGCATCCGTACGCCAGGGTCAGCGATTGACAGCCATGAGTGCGCAACAGTCGTCTTTGCCTATTGCTCCGTCAGCCTACAAGTTTGATCAATATGGGGAGTCTCGTGCTTGGGTCAGTGAGTTGATGCCACATACCGCAGAAGTGGTCGATGATCTTTGTTTCATCAAATCGATGTACACCGAGCAGATCAATCATGACCCTGCGATTACGTTTTTTCAAACGGGCCATCAATTGCCTGGGCGACCATCGATTGGTTCGTGGATGAGTTATGGATTGGGTTCGGACAACAAGAACCTGCCTTCGTTCATCGTGTTGGTGTCCAAAAATAGTGGAGGGCAGCCGCTCTACTCTCGCCTTTGGGGCAATGGGTTTCTCCCTACAGAGCATCAAGGGGTGCAATTTCGCTCAGGCAAAGACCCTGTGCTCTACTTGACCAACCCTGAAAACTATGACCAACAGGATCGCGGGGAGATGCTCAAGTACCTCAAAGAACTCAACGAAGTGCAACATTCGGCGTATGCCGATCCAGAAATTAGCGCACGTATCGCACAGTACGAGATGGCCTTCCGCATGCAGACTTCTGTGCCCGAAGTGACGGACATGTCGGACGAACCAGATCATATCTTTGAGATGTATGGCAAAGACAGTCGTGATCCTGGGACCTATGCCGCCAATTGTCTGATGGCGCGTCGCTTGCTAGAGAAGGACGTCAAATTTGTACAACTCTATCACAGAGGGTGGGACCAGCACCTCAATCTGCCCGGTGGAATCAAACATCAGTGTCAGACCACAGATCAAGCGACAGCAGCCCTGATCAAAGACCTCAAGCAACGGGGAATGTTAGAGGATACGCTAGTGGTATGGGGAGGCGAGTTTGGTCGTACGGTTTATTCTCAGGGACAGCTGACTCCCAACAATTATGGACGTGACCACCACCCAAAGTGCTTTACCATGTGGATGGCTGGAGCAGGAGTCAAAGCAGGATATACGCATGGAGAGACAGATGACTTCAGCTACAACGTAGTGAAAGACCCAGTACATGTACACGATTTTCATGCGACGATGATGCATCTGATGGGAGTGGATCACGAGCGATTGACCTACAAGCATCAGGGTCGCCGCTTCCGCTTGACGGATGTGCACGGCCATGTGGTCAAAGATATTTTGAGTTAG